The following is a genomic window from Hyphomicrobiales bacterium.
CCGACATTGGTGCTGGCGGTGGGGTTGTCGATCTTCTTCTCGCGGACCGGCCTGTTGACGGGCACCGCGCGGCTCGTCGCCTCGCATGTCATCGTCTGCACGCCCTATGTCATCCGCGTCAGCCTGCCGGTCTTCCAGCGGTTCGACCGGACGTTGGAGGAGGCGGCCCAGAACCTGGGCGCGACACCGCTGCAGAGCTTCATGATGGTGCTCCTGCCCGTCGTGCGTCCGGCCATCATCGCCGGTGCCGTCATGGCCTTCATCACGTCCTTCGATGAGGTCGTGCTGGCGCTGTTCCTCGCCGAGCCGTCCGCGCCGACATTGCCGGTCACGATCTACTCGGCCGTGCAGCTCGGCTTCGACCCATCGGTTGCGGCGGTGTCGGGGCTGCTTGTTCTGCTGACCATGGCGCTGATGGTCATCTATCACATCTTTGGCGCCGTCAGGGATTAACCCATGGAAATCGTTATCGAGAACCTCGCCAAGGTCTATGGCAATTCCCATGCGGTGCGCGACTTCAGCGTCACCATTGAAAAGGGCGAGATGGTCGCGCTTCTGGGGCCTTCCGGCTGCGGCAAGACGACGACGCTGCGAATGGTCGCCGGCTTCATCAAGCCATCGGCCGGGCGCATCGTGGTGCGCGGTCGGGACCTGACGGGACTACCGCCGCACAAGCGTGATACGGGTCTCGTCTTCCAGAACTATGCGCTCTTCCCGCATATGACGGTTGCCGAGAACATAGCCTTTGGGCTGCGCCGTCGCGGTGTGCCGACGGCCGACCGTGAGCAGCGCGTGGCCCGGATGATCGCGACCATGCAGCTCACCGGACTTGCCGATCGCCTGCCGAGGCAGCTCTCGGGCGGCCAGCAGCAGCGTGTGGCTGTCGC
Proteins encoded in this region:
- a CDS encoding putative spermidine/putrescine transport system permease protein (Evidence 3 : Putative function from multiple computational evidences), with the translated sequence MTIDLKSPFGALLLALTIIAFCYLLLPILVIVVAPLGSTGYLSFPPQGLTLKWYQAAVGDMRYVGSFFTSLKVATITAIVATVIGILAAHGLTRYEFRGRKFIEALFLSPLILPTLVLAVGLSIFFSRTGLLTGTARLVASHVIVCTPYVIRVSLPVFQRFDRTLEEAAQNLGATPLQSFMMVLLPVVRPAIIAGAVMAFITSFDEVVLALFLAEPSAPTLPVTIYSAVQLGFDPSVAAVSGLLVLLTMALMVIYHIFGAVRD